Part of the Halalkalibacter krulwichiae genome is shown below.
GCTTCAAGTTCAACCGTTCATGGACACCTCTCACGTTTAGAGAAAAAAGGCTACATACGTAGAGATCCTACAAAACCAAGAGCAATTGAAGTGTTAGATTTAGAGGAGGACACAATTGTTCAGCCTGATCGAAAGACTACATACGTTCCTGTTCTAGGTAAAGTAACAGCAGGTTTGCCGATTACAGCCATTGAAAACATTGAAGATTATTTACCTTTACCAGAGCATCTTGTTTCAGACGATAAAGCTTACGTCTTAATCATCCAAGGTGACAGTATGATTGAAGCTGGTATTTTTGATGGAGATATGGTTATTGTTCGTCAACAGCAAACGGCCAACAATGGTGACATTATCGTGGCAATGACAGAAGAAAACGAAGCTACTGTTAAGCGCTTTTTCCGTGAAAAGGATTACATTCGATTGCAACCAGAAAATGCAACAATGGATCCAATTTTACTAAAAGAAGTTACTGTTCTAGGTAAAGTAATTGGTGTGTTCCGTACAC
Proteins encoded:
- the lexA gene encoding transcriptional repressor LexA, yielding MSKLSKRQLEILDFIKIEVKKKGYPPSVREIGEAVGLASSSTVHGHLSRLEKKGYIRRDPTKPRAIEVLDLEEDTIVQPDRKTTYVPVLGKVTAGLPITAIENIEDYLPLPEHLVSDDKAYVLIIQGDSMIEAGIFDGDMVIVRQQQTANNGDIIVAMTEENEATVKRFFREKDYIRLQPENATMDPILLKEVTVLGKVIGVFRTLH